CGCTTCAACGCCGTAGGCCATGGAGAATGGGGTGCACTTAGTCGCGGAGCGAGGCGTGGTGCGGTGAGACCAAAGGACACCGTCTAGCTCGTCGGCCCAGCAGCCTTTTTTCAAGTCTAGTCGTTTCTTTAAGCCGTCGATGATCGTACGGTTGGACGACTCTGCCTGGCCGTTACTTTGTGGGTATCGCGGCGTTGCAGTGTTCAAACGGATTCTCCATTTGTCGCAGAAATCGCGAAACTGATGCGAGATAAACTGTGATCCGTTATCTGTCACGATCTCGTAAGGAAGACCGTGACGACAAATGATATTGCGCCAGACGAACTTCTGAACTTCCTTGTCGGTGATGTTGGCGAAGGCTTCCGCTTCGATCCATTTGGTGAAGTAATCAGTCAGGACAAGGACGAAACGCTTTCCTCGTGAATTCGGCATGGGCCCGATGATGTCCATTGCCCAACGCATGAACGGATATGGTGCCGTAAGAGTGCGCAACTGCTCGGTGGGGCAGTGGATCGTGGGCGCGTgtctttggcatttatcacagcGTTTGGCGTAGGATTCGCAGTCTGTGTTTAGCGTAGGCCAGTAGAAGCCTTGACTTCGGACTTTAAGTGCTAGGGCTCGTCCTCCAGAGTGATTACCCGCCGCCCCTTCGTGATTTTCAGCCATGACGAGTCGCGTTTCGTCGCCTGATATGCATTTCAGGAGGACCTTGTTGGCGTTCCAACGGTGCAGTTCGCCGTCGATGACGACGTAATGGGCACTGCGTGCCTTCAGTCTTCGCGCGAGCCATTTATCATCTGGAAGGGTGCCGCGTGCTAAATAGTTGATCAAGTCGGTACGCCAGTCGGGGGTTTCGTCTGATGAGGAATCGATGTCCATTTCGGCCGCAACAGCTACCGCAGAGACAGAGGAGGTACTCGCGCCTTGTGCCGTGATGCTGGGGTTTTCGATCCGATGAATGGGAATTGTCCGCTTGATCTGATCGTGTAGCTTGCTTCCAAGGGCTGCCAGAGCATCAGCGCAGACGTTCTCTCCTCTGGGGACTTTGGTGAGTTCGAAAAATTCGAAGTCTTTCGTGAGGTCCTGAACAAGCTTGAGGTAGGCGTCCATTCTTGCATTATGAGCATCGTACTCGCCGTTGTACTGACTAGCGACGAGCTGAGAGTCGCAGTAGGCACTGAGGCGTTTGGCTCTGACGGCTTTGGCGAGGCGTAATCCTGCGAGTAGGGACTCGTACTCGGCCTCGTTGTTGGAAGCGGGAAAGCCGAAGCTAAAAGACTGTCTTATCAGTTCGCCGGTTGGGGATTGGAGCTGAACGCCGGCGCCAGACCCTTTATTGGTCGAGGAGCCGTCGACATGCAGGATCCAATTGCGAGACGACACGGCAAGATCCTGCTCGAGTTCGGGTGCGAGTTCGATCAGGAAGTCAGCGAGGACCTGGGACTTGGCTGCTGTCCGGTTTTTGTATATGATATCGTGCTCGCTGAGCTCCATTGCCCACTTTGTTAGTCGCCGAGAGTGGTTGGCGTTCTGCATGACTGTTCGGAGGGGTTGATTGGAGAGAACTTCAACCGTGTGAGACTGAAAATACGGGCGGAGTTTTCTCGCTGAATGTACCACCGCAAGCGCCATTTTCTCGAGAGTGGGATAGCGGGTTTCGGCTTCGGTCATGCGCTTGGTCGTGTAGAAGATTGGTTTCTGCTCCCCCCGATCTTCGCGTATGAGGACGCTGCTGACGGCGATAGGCGTGACGGCAATATAGAGGGTGAGAATGTCACCCGCTTCTGGTTTTGAGAGGACAGGAGGGGTAGTCAGATATTGCTTCAGTTGGCCAAAGGCTTCCTCACACTTGTCGTCCCAATTGAATCGTTTGTTTCCCCGCAACAGTTCGAAGAAAGGAAGGCACTTGTCGGTAGATCGCGAGATGAACCTGTTAAGCGCTGCTATGCAGCCGGTGAGACGTTGCACTTCTCGGCTGTTTTTGGGGCTTGGGAGATCGAGGATCGCCGATATCTGTTTAAGATTAGCCTCAATTCCTCTCTGGGTGACGATGTATCCGAGAAACTCGCCGGACATAACGCCGAACGTGCATTTAGCCGGGTTCAGTTTCATACCGTATTCATTGAGCGTTGTGAAACAGTCTTTGAGGTGCGTGAGATGATCCTCGGCTCGGAGCGACTTaactagcatgtcgtcgatgTAAACTTCCATAGTGGAGCCTAGTTTGTCGGCGAACATGCGGTTGACAAGGCGTTGGTAGGTGGCTCCCGCGTTTTTAAGGCCGAAGGGCATTACCTTGTAGCAGTAGGTTCCTCGATCTGTTATGAATGCCGTCTTCTCGCGGTCGTCAGGATGCATCATTATCTGGTTGTAGCCAGAGAATGCATCCATAAACGTCAAGAGGGCGTTTCCGGCAGTCGACTCGACTAAACGGTCGATGTGTGGGAGAGGGAAGCTATCTTTTGGGCAAGCCTTGTTCAGATCCGTGAAGTCGACACAGACTCGCCACTttccgtttttctttttgacgACGACCGGGTTAGAGAGCCAGTCGGGGAACTTGACCTCCATGATTGAGTCGGCGGCGAGCAGGCGGTCCACCTCGTCGTTTACTGCCTTTGATCGTTCGGGTCCCAGTTTCCTGCGCTTCTGGCGGATATGCTTAAAGGTGGGATCGACGTTTAACTCATGAGAGGTAATTGCTGGGTCAATCCCTTTCATGTCTGATGTAGTCCAGGCGAAGGTGGAGACGTTCTGACGGAGAAACTCGGTGAGTTGCTGCTGCATATCATCCGGCAGGGATGCTCCGATGCGGATCACTTTGCTAGGGTCGGCAACGTCGAGGGATATGTCGATGACCTCCTCTTGCTGGGGAAACGCCTTCTGTAAGGGGTTTGAGACGGTTTTGACGTGCGAGGTTTGTCGCTGAAGTTTTATGGCTGCGATTAGCAGATCTCTAGCAGCTTGCTGATCGCCCCGTAGCGTTCGGATTTTGCCGTCTGGTCCCGGGAACTTGACGCATTGATGGTAAGTCGATGGGATTGCTCGCATTGAATGCAACCAAGGGGTGCCTAGGATCGCGTTATAGGGGGCTTTAGAGTCGACGACCGAGAACTTCACGGTCCGTGTCGTGCCACATGCGTACACTGGAAGACGGATTGTGCCGATCATGGCTTCAGAGGAACCGTTGAAGCCTGTAAGGGAGCGGGATGACGGTTTCATACTTCCCGTATCGACGCCCATCTTGTCGAGTGTGTCTCGAAAGATCAGATCGACAGAGCTGCCGGTGTCGATGAGGATTTTGGTGACCTGACAGTCGCCGATTCCGAGTTCAACGAGGAGGGGGTCGTTGTGTGGCATGTGGATGCCAAGGGCGTCGTCAGGCGAGAAAGTGATTTGATGGTCGTTCTCGGGGTTTGTCGGCCACTTACGCGAGGAAGTTGCCTGACGACGGTAGTCTTTAATGGACCTGACGGAATCGCCGCATGGCGGGGATCCTCCCATAATAACGTTGATGACGGTGTTTTTGTCTTGGTTGGGATGCCGAGTTCTAGAGACGTCGAGCTTTTGTCGAAGATCGGAGTAGAGGGGGCGATCGAGCTGGCCTCGCAAATCTGGTTTCCTGGAATTGAGCTTTTCTCGCAGATCCACGGGGCGGGGCTTCATGGGACTTGGGTTATTCAACCGGCGAGTCTTAGAGGAGTTGATCTTCTCGCGGAGATCGGGGACATGACTGACCGCATCTGCCGCTGGTTTCTCCTTCCGCTTGAGGATGTTCCGTAGGTCGCCAAGTGATGGGCGGCTCAGCTGAGCGCGCAGGTCTGGAGGAGAAACTTGTTCAGGTTGGTCGCTTGGGGGTTCCAGTTGCGTCAGGACGACGTTGATGCGTCTTCTCGTTTTCGGAAGTTCATGATCGCCGGTGCCCTTGGCGGGCCTTGTGAAGACAGTCTCGACGCGTCGCCGATTTCTCGGCGATTCCTCGTCGCTAGACGAGTTACCCTTTTCCGGGGATGCTGGGGCTGCTTCTTCGGGCGTTGCTCGTCTCTCTTGCTGAGGGGCTTTGCCTTGCGACTTGCTGGTTTTCCTGTCTTTGTTCTTACTCCAGCTCGTCGGTCCTCGGGTCCTAGGTTTCGGGGGCTCGATTTCGAGTTTTCCGTTCTCGACAGAGGAGAGAAATTGCTCGAAGAGCGTCTTACATTCCCTGGTGTTATGCGACTTAGCGTTGTGATAATCGCACCATTTCTCGGCTCCCGGGGGCCGAGAACTCACTGCTGCGGAGGAATCAGGCGGTTTTCCGTCGGTTTCGCGGTTGTAAACGTTCCATCCTTTCTCGCGCACAACAGTCGTCGACGCCGGGGAGCTCTCTTCATCAACAGCGTACACGAAATTCTTCTTTTGGGCTGCTCGGTCGCTTGATGAATGTTGTCGCGGCTCATGTCGACTATCCGCGTTCTTCGCGCCGGTTTTGTCGGCTGTTGCAGCTTTAGACGCGTTTAGCTTGCCTATCAGGGCCTTTGTATCCTCTTCCATGCGTATAAAGTTATGGGAACGCGCGATGGCATCAGAAAGAGACGTCGTGGGGTTCCTGTAGAGGTCATCACGGAAAACTGAGTGGACGTACAACGTGTTTTTAAGCGCGGCGACCGCGACGCTGTCGGGTAAGACGACCTTTGAGACTATGGCTTTGAACTTCTCCATGAAGCTGCGCAGGCTCTGATCTTTCCCTTGAGCAAGGTTGAAAAGATCAGATATTGTCGCGTCTTCCTGAGTGAACATGATGTAATTCTTGAGGAAGGCGGACGACAGGTCATGGAAGTCTTTAATAGAGTTCTCAGCGAGGCCCGTGAACCATGTAAGAGCTGGTCCTTTCAAGCTCTCGACGAAGAGTTGACAGTAGCCGGCGTCGCGTTCTTCGTCGGAGAGGTTTGCACGGCGTACGGCAATGTTGAAAGACGTGATGTGGGTCGTCGGGTCAGTAAGGCCTTCGTACGTCGGCAGCCGGAGCTTCTCGATGTGTCGTAGTCTGACGCTGGTTATCGCTGGAGAGAACGGTGTTCGGAGGGTGTTCGCCAAAACGCGCTCTATCTGTGGTGCAGAGGTGGTAACGCAGTGGATCTTGGAGTTTATGTCCAGAAGCGACTGTTTGAGTGCTGCGACTTCGCGAACCATTTGCAGATCTGGGTTTGCAGGAGTGAACGGGGCAGCATCTGGGTTGAGAGTGCTGGGAGGAGCGCCTTGGTTCGCCGGGCCGGCGGTTGTGTCGCTAGCGAACAGTTGTCTGCGAATGGTATCAGTGGCTGCGTCGGGAGCGCCGGCGAGAGGAGCGAGTAGCGCGGCGATTGCGGCGATTTGCTCGGTAGCTGCTTTTTGGGCAGCGTCTTGTCGGGCAAAACGTTCCATGATGGTATCAACAAAAGCGGGGGCTATCGGGATAGCCGTGACTGGGGTCGGACCCGGCGCGTCGTGTTCGTCGCCGGAAGTGGAACCGTCGGGGTTCTGACTCATCTTTGCTAACGTTACTTTGCtagccccacggtgggcgccaactgttagaaccgagttcggtcgaaactagtaaagagaagacgaagaactcGTCTGTGGGTTTAACAAAGACGTTTTATAGATGAGGATAACAGGACCAGGTTACAGTGGGAGTGTAAAGAGAAAGACAAGACGGAGCGCGAAGAGCTAGCTGGGAAACAGTACAAGATAACGGATAGAGATGAGagaaaaccctagatctagccgtCTTGTGAGTGTGTAAAAGTGTCCATCCCCTCTTCGTCCTTCTTCTCTCCCCTTTTATAGGACTCTGTAGTTCGCCCTACTAAGAGCGTCGTTCGTGGGCTTTAGTCGGTCGTCTGGGCCCCTTTGTCGTTGGGCCTAAGAGGTCGTCCGATCGCTTCTACTCGTCCAAGTCGACGACCAGGAGCACTTAACGGACTGGTGTTCATTTACTCGCTGAG
This genomic stretch from Raphanus sativus cultivar WK10039 unplaced genomic scaffold, ASM80110v3 Scaffold3979, whole genome shotgun sequence harbors:
- the LOC108844852 gene encoding uncharacterized protein LOC108844852 — protein: MSQNPDGSTSGDEHDAPGPTPVTAIPIAPAFVDTIMERFARQDAAQKAATEQIAAIAALLAPLAGAPDAATDTIRRQLFASDTTAGPANQGAPPSTLNPDAAPFTPANPDLQMVREVAALKQSLLDINSKIHCVTTSAPQIERVLANTLRTPFSPAITSVRLRHIEKLRLPTYEGLTDPTTHITSFNIAVRRANLSDEERDAGYCQLFVESLKGPALTWFTGLAENSIKDFHDLSSAFLKNYIMFTQEDATISDLFNLAQGKDQSLRSFMEKFKAIVSKVVLPDSVAVAALKNTLYVHSVFRDDLYRNPTTSLSDAIARSHNFIRMEEDTKALIGKLNASKAATADKTGAKNADSRHEPRQHSSSDRAAQKKNFVYAVDEESSPASTTVVREKGWNVYNRETDGKPPDSSAAVSSRPPGAEKWCDYHNAKSHNTRECKTLFEQFLSSVENGKLEIEPPKPRTRGPTSWSKNKDRKTSKSQGKAPQQERRATPEEAAPASPEKGNSSSDEESPRNRRRVETVFTRPAKGTGDHELPKTRRRINVVLTQLEPPSDQPEQVSPPDLRAQLSRPSLGDLRNILKRKEKPAADAVSHVPDLREKINSSKTRRLNNPSPMKPRPVDLREKLNSRKPDLRGQLDRPLYSDLRQKLDVSRTRHPNQDKNTVINVIMGGSPPCGDSVRSIKDYRRQATSSRKWPTNPENDHQITFSPDDALGIHMPHNDPLLVELGIGDCQVTKILIDTGSSVDLIFRDTLDKMGVDTGSMKPSSRSLTGFNGSSEAMIGTIRLPVYACGTTRTVKFSVVDSKAPYNAILGTPWLHSMRAIPSTYHQCVKFPGPDGKIRTLRGDQQAARDLLIAAIKLQRQTSHVKTVSNPLQKAFPQQEEVIDISLDVADPSKVIRIGASLPDDMQQQLTEFLRQNVSTFAWTTSDMKGIDPAITSHELNVDPTFKHIRQKRRKLGPERSKAVNDEVDRLLAADSIMEVKFPDWLSNPVVVKKKNGKWRVCVDFTDLNKACPKDSFPLPHIDRLVESTAGNALLTFMDAFSGYNQIMMHPDDREKTAFITDRGTYCYKVMPFGLKNAGATYQRLVNRMFADKLGSTMEVYIDDMLVKSLRAEDHLTHLKDCFTTLNEYGMKLNPAKCTFGVMSGEFLGYIVTQRGIEANLKQISAILDLPSPKNSREVQRLTGCIAALNRFISRSTDKCLPFFELLRGNKRFNWDDKCEEAFGQLKQYLTTPPVLSKPEAGDILTLYIAVTPIAVSSVLIREDRGEQKPIFYTTKRMTEAETRYPTLEKMALAVVHSARKLRPYFQSHTVEVLSNQPLRTVMQNANHSRRLTKWAMELSEHDIIYKNRTAAKSQVLADFLIELAPELEQDLAVSSRNWILHVDGSSTNKGSGAGVQLQSPTGELIRQSFSFGFPASNNEAEYESLLAGLRLAKAVRAKRLSAYCDSQLVASQYNGEYDAHNARMDAYLKLVQDLTKDFEFFELTKVPRGENVCADALAALGSKLHDQIKRTIPIHRIENPSITAQGASTSSVSAVAVAAEMDIDSSSDETPDWRTDLINYLARGTLPDDKWLARRLKARSAHYVVIDGELHRWNANKVLLKCISGDETRLVMAENHEGAAGNHSGGRALALKVRSQGFYWPTLNTDCESYAKRCDKCQRHAPTIHCPTEQLRTLTAPYPFMRWAMDIIGPMPNSRGKRFVLVLTDYFTKWIEAEAFANITDKEVQKFVWRNIICRHGLPYEIVTDNGSQFISHQFRDFCDKWRIRLNTATPRYPQSNGQAESSNRTIIDGLKKRLDLKKGCWADELDGVLWSHRTTPRSATKCTPFSMAYGVEAMAPAEVNVTSLRRSRMPQHLALNQSMLLDALDAIEEHRDQALLRIQNYQHQIESYYNKKVKSRPLEQGDLVLRKVFENTKEWKAGKLGTNWEGPYKITQVIKPGVYRLETSTGEAVPRAWNSMHLKRYSP